The genomic interval GTGTTCGTCAAGGCTCGTACGAGATGCTGGGTGACCGCGTCGAGCTATGGCAGTTGATTTCCGTCATTCTGATGAACAAGGGGCGTAACCGAGCTCGTTCCGAAGCCCGGACTCGTCGAGGCGGTCGTCTGACACGGCAGGAACTGTCCGAAGAACTCTTGGCGAGCATCGGTTGCGACGATTCGGATCCGGCGCTGACATTGTCGATGCAAGATGAATGTCGTCGCCTACTCACCATGTTGGAGCGACATGAAGTTCAATTGGTTGCGCTTTTGCGAGTCGAAGGATACACGAATGAGGAGATTGCAAAGCAACTGGGGTGCACGAGACGTTCCGTACAACGCAGGATCAATTTGATTCGCAAGCTCTGGTCTGGGGAAATCGAATGAGTGATCGTTCGAGTGAAAGGATCAGACGTCAGAGCCTGGAACTGGAGGATCTTTGCAGCGACTTCGAAAATCAGTGGAAGCCCGAGATGCCGTTCGGCTCGCTCGTTGCTGAGTTTTTGGAGCTTGCCGATCCGTCCTTGAGAGACGAGTTGGCCGTCGAGCTTTTTGCTTGCGACATCGAGTTGCGGTCGGCACAGGAGCAAGTCTTCAGTCGCGAGGACTATCACGAGCGATTTCCGGATCGGGAATTGGCAATCGACAGCGCGTTCCGCTTGCTCGATGCCGAGTGGGATTTGGCAGATTGCGATGCCCAAGCACAACCGCCGACTCAACTAGGTGACTTTCAAATCATCCGTGAAATCGGCCGAGGCGGCATGGGGATCGTCTACGAAGCCTCGCAGCAATCATTGGGCAGACGCGTCGCAATCAAGACTTTGTTTGTGCATCCGATGCTCCACTCAGATGCCGTTAAGAGGTTTTCGCGTGAATCTCGCACGATCGCAACGCTGCACCACACCAACATTGTTGACGTTTTTGGCAGCGGGGTGGATTCCGGCGTGCATTATTTTGCGATGCAGCTTGTCGAAGGCAGCAGCTTGCGAGGGCTGATTCGTCAGCGGCAACGGCAACGCGGCGAGCTAGGCTTGCCGTCGCAAGGTGAAAAGAGTCATCACAGGGAGACTGCCAGGATCGGTTGCCAGGTTGCCCGGGCCTTGGCATATGCTCATGGCCAGGGCGTTCTGCACCGAGACATCAAGCCATCTAATTTGCTGTTGGGTAAGGATGGTGAAGTCAAAGTGACTGATTTTGGATTGGCAAAACTTGGCCAAGAAGACGACGGCTCGACGAAAGTTGGTGACGTCATCGGGACTCTTCGCTACCTGCCGCCAGAGTCGATCGATGGACAATGGGATCAGCGTGGTGACGTCTATGGACTGGGCGTCACTCTGTATGAAATGCTCACGTTGCGGCCGGCATTCAACGAAGGCAATCGAGCGAAGACGCTGGATCAGATCTCAAGCGGGAACGTGGTTCGTCCGCGAAGTATTGATTCGAGCATCGATCGGGACTTAGAGACCGTCGTGATGAAGGCAATGGCACGCGAACCCGGGGACCGTTACCAAACGGCGCAGGCGATGGCGGACGACCTGCAGCGATTTCTCAATCTGGAGACCATCCGTGCTCGACGCGCCGGATATGCCGAACGATTGTGGAAATGGTCTCGTCGAAGCCCTGCCATGGCGGCTCTGTGGGCGCTTTTGATGTTCGTCGCGGTGATCGGCGTTCCCGTTCTGTCCACCTTGTGGCACCGCGCAACGTTGGCGAGTGTAGAAGCCGATCAGCGTCGAGCCGAAGCCGAGCAGGCACGAGAGTTGTCCGATGTGAGGGACTATGGCAGCCGGATTCAACTGGCACATAAATTTGCGGAAGACGGGATCGCTCCGGAAGCGTTGCAAGTGTTGGATGGCGTCGTCGGTGATCCGTCCAGCGACCGGCGGTTACACAGGACGGATCGTCGCGATTGGGAGTGGCACTTCCTGCATGAGCAACTCGATAGCTCCACCATGACTTTGCAAGGTCATACCGGTCTGATTCATTGTGTGGCAGTTAGCCCTGGTGACAAGCTCATCGCCACGGTTGGTGGCTCTTCGCGGAAAATGAACCTGGAGCAAACGCCCGGAGAGGTCATCGTATGGGATGCCAGGACGGGTGAACAAAAGCTTGTCCTGCCCGGAGGCTCGACAGGTGTGACGGGGGCCGCGTTCAGTCCCGATGGAGACCGATTGGCAACCATCAGCTTCAGAGCGATCGAAAACAGTAATGATCCGCCCGGTGCAATTAAGATTTGGGATACATCCAACGGCAGATTGTTGCAAACGATCGAACAAACCGGCGAATACCCCGAGCGTTTGCTCTCTGGACTCTTGGGCAGAAGCGTTCTGCCCGGCATTCGATACAGCAACGACGGAAAGTGGCTCATTTCTTGGCCCGAACCGGTCGAGATTCGTGACGCCCGATCCGGTGAATTGGTGCGGTCGGTGCCAGGGGCATCGGTCGACTTACTGCCCGACGGTCGGTTGTTGGCCAAGCCGTTGCGTGGGCCGTTGCGCGTCTTCGATGTGGAGTCCGGCAAAGAACTCTCAAAGCTATCGACAATCTTTCATCCGTTGTACGAAATTGCTGCGGATGCAGATGGGAAAAGTCTGTTCGGCTTGTTTAAGGATCACGCGTATGTTTGGGATCTCCCAGCGAGGAAGTTTCGTGCGATTCCAGCAACGGACATCCAATGGGGAACTTTCGTGCCAGGTGGTGAGCAGTTTGTGTTTGGAGACCGACGCGGATTGCTGCACTTTGTCTCGTTAGATAACGGCCAGCGTCAGCAGTTGCGAATGGGGCATCGCTCCTCTATCTCACATGGCGCGTTCAGTCATGATGGACGCTGGCTGGTGACCGCAAGCCACGATGGTTCGGCGCGGATTTGGGACTTGCAAAAGAATACACATTCGCGTGTGATTGAGACTCGCCTCGGTAGTGATGCGATCGGTGACATACAATTTGGTCGTGTCGGTGAACGGGTTTTGTTTGCCGCGAGGCAGAAAATGGATCGGCCCGGCGTGGTCGGCTGGCACGATCTGGATTCGAGTGACAGCGATTCGGTGGAGCTGCAAACGACCTTCTATTCCAATTGGCCGCGAACCGATTTTGCTTTCAGCGCCGATGGCCGGTTCCTGGCAGCTCCCGCAGCGGAAAGCCAGCCACCGTCGCCCACTCAAAACATCGGCTTCGCTCAATCCAAGCGAATCCATATTTGGTCGGGAGATTCATTGAACTTGCTGGATTCGATCGAAGTCGGTTTGTCCGAAATCGAATGCATCGCTTGGAGTCGGGACGCAAAGAGACTCGCCGTTGCAGGCACAAATGATAAGAAAATGGTCGTTCTGGTTTTCTTGCTTGAACATTCCGCCGATCCGACCGTTTTGCATGTCCAAGCCAAATCTCACAGCGTTCAATCAGACGAAGAGCAAGCGATGGCGATGGCTTTTCATCCTGACGGGGAACAGTTGGCTGTCGGGACCGATCAAGGAATCCAAATGTATGTCCTCCACCCGGACGGGAAATTAAAACCGGGTGTTCGTTTTCCGAAAACTGTCTCGAAAGCCGTTTTTCTCGACTTTTCGCCCCTGGGAGATCGGCTGGCAGCCGCCAGACACGGGCAACATGACGTTGCGGTATGCGATGTAAACTCCGGGCAAATTGTTTACGAAGTCCCGTCCTTTCACGATGTGGGCTGTGTCCGATTCAGTCCGAACGGACGGCGACTGGCCATGGTCGGCTATGAGAGCATCGTTGATTTGCGTGACGCAGAGACAGGCGTCCGATTGATGGCGCTTCGTGGAGCCAGTTTGGGACCCGGACGAATTGGCTTTACTCCACGCGTAATCTTTAGCCCCGATGGTCGACGTATCGCGACCAATGATTGGCAGGGACGCATCACGGTTTGGGGGATTGACGCATCTCTACCATGAAAGCGGATTTGGGGCACAGGCGTTAGTGACGCAGCCGTTACACATGGATCACTTAAAAGCCTGTAGCCCCATCACCGCAAACGGTGAACAGGCTTTTCATTCAGTTTCCTGACATTGGCTCAGTCGCGCCATGTCTGATCGGACTTTCTGGCCCACCACCATTTCCTTCGTGTTTTTACTTTCTGTTCATTCCAATTCATGCGAGGGCTCGAATGAATGCTCGTGCAGAAGACGAGTCGACCCGCACGTCAAACGCTTCGAGAGTTTCACTTCAATGCCATCCTGGTTAGGTGCCGATTCCCTGGTGTGTTGGCGAATGATTCCGCAGGTGTTGCACTGAAGTTCAAAAACGCGACATGAATGTGAATTCCTTTTCCAAACTCATTAGCATGCTGCTACACCAGGGGCTCTCCTCCATAGAACACCGAAGCGGCCGGCGAAAGTGACGGGGGGGAGGGGGATTTTTGGAAAAAATTTCAGGGACTCGACTTGGTCTGCTTTTGCGATTCTTTCGGATCGCCACCACCTCACCCTCAGCTTGCGCCCGGCGGGGTCGCGAGCTGTTCGCGAAAACATACATGGGGGACGTGCGAAAAATGAGTGTCCTGTCTCGTTGCAACAATCACGCGGAGCGATGATTGCTACGTGGATTTCGCGACACTCGTTTTCCGCACGTCCCGAGCAATCGTCTGCTACCGGCCCGACTGCACCGTTATCTTTTTATCAGGCGTTGCCTCCTGCAATCGATCAATGCCCGTCTGGGTCACACGCGTCGATTCAATGTTGAGATAGTGCAAATTCGCGAGCCCATTCAGTTTTGCGAGCCCCTCGTCGCTCACGGCAGTGTCCGCTAGTATAAGTGACTTCAATGCGGGAAGTTTACTGATGGCATCCATCGCGTCGTCTCCAATCGAGGTTGTCGCTAGCGAGAGCCACTTGAGCTTTTGGAACTTGCTGATCGGCTCAATCATGGCATCGGTGATGCCTGGGCCGAACAAGCTCAACCGGGTCAAGTTCAAGGCGCTAAGTTGGTCCAGGTAATTTTTGTCGATCACCGAACCCTCGAAGGTAAGCGTCGTCAGGCTGTCAAGCTTTTTAACTTGCTCGAAGACCTCACTGGTAACACCAGGGTTTTCTCGCAAGGTCAGCATCTGAAGCGATTTCAGGCTGCCTAGCTCTTTCAGCGACGCGTTTGTCACACGCGGGCATCCGCTTACGTTAAGCAACGTAATCTTGCCTTTGGTAGCGAGTCCTTCGATCAGCGAACGGATGCCGTCGTCCGTAAACCGCCCGCCGATCAATTGGAGATTCGACAAACTCGCAAGTTGCGTCAAGGTTTTGATACATTCATCGCCGACGGACTCCGATTTGATATAGATCGATTCCAGATCCACTCGCTCGCCAAGAGCGTGGATACCAGCGTCTGTTACCTTGTCCGAATCGATGAAAATCCCTTTTAGCTGCACGCCCTTAAGCATCTTGAGATGTTCGTCCGTGCTCACATCACGCAATAGAAAAACCGTTGAGAGGTCCGTTTCTTTCTTCAGCTTCTCCACCATCTCGTTGGTGAGCTCCGCCCGTAAATGCGCATTCTTTCCACCGGAGACGGGATTGTTGGTGAAACCGATCGCCGCAGGTGGAAGGACCGCACCGACAGGACCGACGCCGCCTTTGGACGTAGTGACCCGAGCCAATTGTGGAAGTGCCTCCTGCAGTCGGGCGGCCCCCTTTTCGGTTACGTCCGTGTCTCGGAGCGTGACGTATCGCAGTTTGTTGAGTCCCTCCAAGTGCCCAAGTCCCCGATCGGTGATTTGTGCGTCACTGATGTAGAGTCGGGTCAGTTCTCCCAAACTTGCGAGGAACGTCATGCTGGCGTCGTCGATCGATGTTTTGAACAGAGAGAGATCGACGAGCGGAGCTTGCCCAAGAGCCTTCCAGCCTTCCGCGGTGATGTCTGGCGACAGCGAGATTCTCAAATCTAGCGGTATTTTGATCTCAGCCAACTCTTGACAGTCATGGTCCTGGATTCTCTTGACAGAAAGATCCAACTCGCTGAGGTGCGAACACTGATTGATCCAACTTGAAAAACCGATCGCTATCTCGGGATCATTCAATGTCAACTTGTCAATTTGGCGGATCTCGGACAAGTATTCGAGTGCCTCGCTGCCGTCAAGTTCATACAGCGCAAGTGATCGCAAGCCGCTGATTTTTGCGAGGTGCCGTACTCCTGCGGCGGTCACTCGCATCTTGTGCACCGT from Stieleria varia carries:
- a CDS encoding ECF-type sigma factor, with the translated sequence MSLGFQPSDPSVTRWLQELRQGDERAARLLWDFFRTRMLNLARKQIGQGGAAAYDEEDVALSAFAALCDRVRQGSYEMLGDRVELWQLISVILMNKGRNRARSEARTRRGGRLTRQELSEELLASIGCDDSDPALTLSMQDECRRLLTMLERHEVQLVALLRVEGYTNEEIAKQLGCTRRSVQRRINLIRKLWSGEIE
- a CDS encoding serine/threonine-protein kinase, producing MSDRSSERIRRQSLELEDLCSDFENQWKPEMPFGSLVAEFLELADPSLRDELAVELFACDIELRSAQEQVFSREDYHERFPDRELAIDSAFRLLDAEWDLADCDAQAQPPTQLGDFQIIREIGRGGMGIVYEASQQSLGRRVAIKTLFVHPMLHSDAVKRFSRESRTIATLHHTNIVDVFGSGVDSGVHYFAMQLVEGSSLRGLIRQRQRQRGELGLPSQGEKSHHRETARIGCQVARALAYAHGQGVLHRDIKPSNLLLGKDGEVKVTDFGLAKLGQEDDGSTKVGDVIGTLRYLPPESIDGQWDQRGDVYGLGVTLYEMLTLRPAFNEGNRAKTLDQISSGNVVRPRSIDSSIDRDLETVVMKAMAREPGDRYQTAQAMADDLQRFLNLETIRARRAGYAERLWKWSRRSPAMAALWALLMFVAVIGVPVLSTLWHRATLASVEADQRRAEAEQARELSDVRDYGSRIQLAHKFAEDGIAPEALQVLDGVVGDPSSDRRLHRTDRRDWEWHFLHEQLDSSTMTLQGHTGLIHCVAVSPGDKLIATVGGSSRKMNLEQTPGEVIVWDARTGEQKLVLPGGSTGVTGAAFSPDGDRLATISFRAIENSNDPPGAIKIWDTSNGRLLQTIEQTGEYPERLLSGLLGRSVLPGIRYSNDGKWLISWPEPVEIRDARSGELVRSVPGASVDLLPDGRLLAKPLRGPLRVFDVESGKELSKLSTIFHPLYEIAADADGKSLFGLFKDHAYVWDLPARKFRAIPATDIQWGTFVPGGEQFVFGDRRGLLHFVSLDNGQRQQLRMGHRSSISHGAFSHDGRWLVTASHDGSARIWDLQKNTHSRVIETRLGSDAIGDIQFGRVGERVLFAARQKMDRPGVVGWHDLDSSDSDSVELQTTFYSNWPRTDFAFSADGRFLAAPAAESQPPSPTQNIGFAQSKRIHIWSGDSLNLLDSIEVGLSEIECIAWSRDAKRLAVAGTNDKKMVVLVFLLEHSADPTVLHVQAKSHSVQSDEEQAMAMAFHPDGEQLAVGTDQGIQMYVLHPDGKLKPGVRFPKTVSKAVFLDFSPLGDRLAAARHGQHDVAVCDVNSGQIVYEVPSFHDVGCVRFSPNGRRLAMVGYESIVDLRDAETGVRLMALRGASLGPGRIGFTPRVIFSPDGRRIATNDWQGRITVWGIDASLP
- a CDS encoding leucine-rich repeat domain-containing protein, whose amino-acid sequence is MSRKLYDRLALLTLVVSVSFIGSLICDVADVSAQTTDRESSKTNGGDSDLQSRSEIAQAISDLGSNQFQQRQTAFRALVASGKDAIDALEQGTNSADLESSSRCLEALAEICQDKEKNNSDAALAALRRLATHPTGRIANLAASKLKNLTMTDEDRAVEALIQAGARIHRGTKDEIFSVSVARDREVAKLSRLPSLRSATLTGVEITDAGLKSLVNARQLTHLQLMNCSVTNEGLHSLTEMASLDNLTVHKMRVTAAGVRHLAKISGLRSLALYELDGSEALEYLSEIRQIDKLTLNDPEIAIGFSSWINQCSHLSELDLSVKRIQDHDCQELAEIKIPLDLRISLSPDITAEGWKALGQAPLVDLSLFKTSIDDASMTFLASLGELTRLYISDAQITDRGLGHLEGLNKLRYVTLRDTDVTEKGAARLQEALPQLARVTTSKGGVGPVGAVLPPAAIGFTNNPVSGGKNAHLRAELTNEMVEKLKKETDLSTVFLLRDVSTDEHLKMLKGVQLKGIFIDSDKVTDAGIHALGERVDLESIYIKSESVGDECIKTLTQLASLSNLQLIGGRFTDDGIRSLIEGLATKGKITLLNVSGCPRVTNASLKELGSLKSLQMLTLRENPGVTSEVFEQVKKLDSLTTLTFEGSVIDKNYLDQLSALNLTRLSLFGPGITDAMIEPISKFQKLKWLSLATTSIGDDAMDAISKLPALKSLILADTAVSDEGLAKLNGLANLHYLNIESTRVTQTGIDRLQEATPDKKITVQSGR